A part of Gracilimonas sp. genomic DNA contains:
- a CDS encoding DUF2911 domain-containing protein, with product MRNLLITFLTATLFVACSTEDPNKGAFVTLLGNDTLAVEQFVKTDSSITAQVILRSPEVQISTYILHFDELGGIESMVQTDHSPVNGFQEDGATVRNITKVGDSLSVRVLRDEEYITYRAPFQEGLLPFIDMVHWPYELAFNKAAEANQDTVIQPLLSGNRIMDFTIAQIEGDSMTIRHPYRGVMGVHVNRDGDIQHLDAGLTTRKLKVSRTNALDMNALANQFGNEPVGELSGAVSAEYSFKGANFRVDFGSPKKRGRDLFGNIVPWGERWRTGANRATHFYTSEDLMFGDLEVPAGEYTLFTIPEQDGGTLIINKQTGQNGRSYDESQDLGRVPMEISTTEEVVEAFTISVEETEEGGELNLAWGNTVFKADFTIR from the coding sequence GAAGATCCTAACAAAGGGGCCTTTGTTACCTTGTTAGGTAATGATACCCTTGCTGTTGAACAATTTGTAAAAACCGACTCAAGCATTACAGCCCAGGTAATCTTAAGAAGCCCTGAAGTTCAAATTTCTACCTACATATTACACTTTGATGAACTGGGTGGAATTGAAAGCATGGTACAGACCGACCACTCTCCGGTTAATGGTTTTCAGGAGGATGGCGCAACCGTTCGTAACATTACCAAAGTTGGAGATAGCCTGTCGGTCAGGGTTCTCAGAGATGAAGAGTACATCACTTATCGTGCTCCTTTTCAGGAAGGATTACTTCCTTTTATAGACATGGTCCACTGGCCCTATGAGCTGGCATTCAACAAGGCTGCTGAAGCTAATCAGGATACTGTAATTCAGCCATTGTTATCCGGCAACCGGATCATGGATTTCACCATCGCTCAAATTGAGGGCGACTCTATGACAATCCGCCACCCTTACCGTGGAGTGATGGGTGTACACGTAAACAGAGACGGTGATATTCAGCACTTAGATGCCGGACTGACTACACGAAAACTCAAAGTGTCGCGAACAAATGCACTGGATATGAATGCTTTAGCTAATCAGTTTGGCAATGAGCCAGTGGGTGAGCTTTCAGGAGCAGTAAGTGCCGAATATTCATTTAAAGGAGCCAACTTCCGTGTTGATTTCGGCTCACCCAAAAAACGAGGCCGTGACCTATTCGGAAACATTGTTCCATGGGGTGAGCGATGGAGAACCGGAGCTAACAGAGCAACTCATTTTTATACCTCCGAAGATCTGATGTTCGGCGACCTTGAAGTACCAGCTGGAGAATACACCCTGTTTACCATTCCTGAACAAGATGGCGGTACTTTAATCATAAACAAGCAAACCGGACAGAATGGGCGCTCTTATGATGAAAGTCAGGATTTAGGCCGTGTCCCGATGGAGATTTCGACTACAGAAGAAGTGGTAGAAGCATTTACCATTTCTGTTGAAGAGACAGAAGAAGGTGGAGAGTTGAATCTTGCCTGGGGCAATACCGTTTTCAAAGCTGACTTTACAATCCGGTAA